Part of the Rhodoflexus caldus genome, ACGTAAATTTGGTCTATGACATCTTCGCGGGCAATGTCGTAGCCCAACTCTTGCAGGTATTGCTTTACTTTTTCAAAATGCGTCATGTTGTTTAGCTTTTGAGTGGTTCGTTTTTTAAATGTAGGCAATGAAAGTTAGTAAAATCTTGCAATAAATTATGGAGTTGATACGCAATGAGATGCAAAAATGTTGTGGCAACCGTGCATGTAAATCGTGCGTTTGTAACACCGTACAGCAAAACAGTACCGTTATGCAGTATCTGCTTCTAACAATCGTCGCCTTTTGTGTAATGCCGCTTTATACAAGGGCGCAACAGACAGACACGATAGCCGGACAGCCGATTGCCGTAGGGATTCGGACGCATTACGGCATCATTTTACCACATTCCGAAGAAATTCGGAGTATTTCCTTGTCGCGCCCTCGGGGGGTAGAAGTAGAAATCAGCCGCCAGTTGCTGCGGAAGGAATACTGGCAGTATTGTTCTTGCTATCCGCGCATTGGCATTTCGGCAGGCTATTTCAGTTTCAACAATCCGCAGATTCTCGGGAGTGCATGGTCTGCGGTGGCTTTTGTAGAGCCTTTTATGGCAGCACCTGCACGCCTGAGCGTATCTTACAGGCTGGGAGCCGGTTTCAGTTACCTGAATCGCGTTTTTCACCCATTAAACAACCCGCTGAATTTGTTTTACAGCACTCCTGTCAGTTTTAATTTGCTGATGAACATAAGTCTGAACTATCGGCTGACACCTCAGCTGACAATGCGGATGCACGGAAACTTTAACCATATTTCCAACGGAGGATTGAAAGAACCCAATAACGGTATCAACTTCCCTACAATGGGTATGGCTGTTGATTATGTGTTGGAAAGGGTGCATTTCCCTGAGTTTCGGAAAACAGATTGGCGGCAAGAACACCGACAAGGCTGGCAGTATCGTATAGCGGCTTATACAACGGCTAAAACTGCCGAACGCAACGACGACAGGCGCTACTGGATTTTTGGGGCTACCGCCGATGCATCGCGAAGGGTTGGCAGGCTGAGTGCCTTAGGGGTAGGTGTGGAAGTAACGGTGGATTATTCATTGCAAGAGTGGTTGCGTCGTTATGAGCCGCAGCAAAGCAATGATTTCACAAGGGTAGCGATGTTGGCAGGGCATGAGTTGCTTTTAGGGCGGTTTGGTTTTGCCCAGCAATTGGGCGTCTATTTGTATGCCCCTTACAAGGCTATGCACCCTGTTTATCAGCGGTATGAACTTACTTACAAAGCGCCCGGCGGTATATTATTCGGTATGAGCCTGAAAGCGCATACAAGAACGGCTGATTTTATGGATGTGCGTTTAGGCTACATTTTCGGTCAAAAGTAAAAAAATACCCCCTGACGGCTTTGGGAGGCTGTCAGGGGGTAGCGATATAGGCAACGCGATTGCTGTTAGAGCTTAAATGCTTCCTGCAATTGTTTTACGTAGTCGAGTTTTTCCCATCCGAAGAACTGCACGTTGTGCAATTGTCTGCGTCTGATTTCTTCTTTTACGCCGTTGCTTTCTTTGAGTTCTACGCGGAAAGTTTCAATTTCTTTCTCGAACGGTTCGCGACCCATGTGGCCATAGGCGGCAGTTGGCGAGAAAATCGGATTTTTCAGGCCGAAGCGCTCAACAATGGCACGCGGACGCAAATCGAACATTTCGGCTACCACATCGGCAATTTGTCCGTCGGTCAGGCCTGTTTTTGAGGTACCATAGGTATTTACGTTTACCGAAACAGGGTGAGCCACACCGATAGCATATGCTACCTGTACAAGCGCTTCTTCGGCTACGCCTGCCGCTACGAGGTTTTTGGCAATATGACGGGCAGCGTAAGCGG contains:
- a CDS encoding acyloxyacyl hydrolase; this encodes MPLYTRAQQTDTIAGQPIAVGIRTHYGIILPHSEEIRSISLSRPRGVEVEISRQLLRKEYWQYCSCYPRIGISAGYFSFNNPQILGSAWSAVAFVEPFMAAPARLSVSYRLGAGFSYLNRVFHPLNNPLNLFYSTPVSFNLLMNISLNYRLTPQLTMRMHGNFNHISNGGLKEPNNGINFPTMGMAVDYVLERVHFPEFRKTDWRQEHRQGWQYRIAAYTTAKTAERNDDRRYWIFGATADASRRVGRLSALGVGVEVTVDYSLQEWLRRYEPQQSNDFTRVAMLAGHELLLGRFGFAQQLGVYLYAPYKAMHPVYQRYELTYKAPGGILFGMSLKAHTRTADFMDVRLGYIFGQK